In Scomber japonicus isolate fScoJap1 chromosome 7, fScoJap1.pri, whole genome shotgun sequence, one genomic interval encodes:
- the si:ch73-60h1.1 gene encoding calcium/calmodulin-dependent protein kinase type IV yields MPTSRPGSEPVEFWVDGSRRDGTVEEVYNLSTELGRGATSIVYRCEEKNTQKLFAVKVLKKTIDKKIVRTEIGVLLRLSHPNIIQLKEIFETDTDIALVLELVTGGELFDRIVERGYYSERDAAHVIKQILEAVAYLHENGVVHRDLKPENLLYADLSLDAPLKIADFGLSKIIDDQVTMKTVCGTPGYCAPEILRGNAYGPEVDMWSVGVILYILLCGFEPFFDARGDQYMYSRILNCDYEFVSPWWDEVSLNAKDLVSKLIVLDPQKRLSVLEALQHPWVLGKAARFSHMDTTQRKLQEFNARRKLKAAMKAVVATSRMHECSRRRTDSCEIPGSGTSRQSSMQQDPPPESTDPPPESTDPAPTDPEAPPSEERSQEEFKPANQSQTQPGSPSTITAPAPTTGPAPTAGPAPTRPPLRADGQRQASVIPKTVLVQPRLPQKSCSVEPAPPPADHAPQS; encoded by the exons ATGCCGACGTCCCGGCCCGGGTCTGAGCCGGTGGAGTTCTGGGTGGACGGGTCCAGGAGGGACGGGACCGTGGAGGAGGTCTACAATCTGAGCACCGAGCTGGGCAG aGGAGCGACGTCCATCGTTTATCGCTGTGAGGAGAAAAACACCCAGAAACTGTTCGCAGTTAAAGTCCTGAAGAAAACG ATCGATAAGAAGATCGTCCGGACGGAGATCGGAGTCCTGCTGCGTCTGTCGCACCCCAACATC ATCCAGCTGAAAGAAATCTTTGAGACGGACACTGACATCGCTCTCGTGCTCGAACTCGTGACCGGTGGCGAGCTGTTTgatag gatcGTGGAGCGAGGCTACTACAGCGAGCGAGACGCCGCTCACGTCATCAAACAGATCCTGGAGGCCGTGGCG tacctcCATGAGAACGGTGTGGTTCATCGGGATCTGAAACCGGAGAATCTTCTCTACGCGGATCTTTCTCTGGACGCTCCGCTGAAGATCG CTGATTTCGGTCTTTCCAAAATCATCGATGATCAGGTGACCATGAAGACGGTCTGTGGAACGCCGGGGTACTGCG CTCCGGAGATTCTACGAGGAAACGCGTACGGACCCGAAGTAGACATGTGGTCTGTGGGAGTCATCCTCTACATCCt GCTCTGTGGGTTCGAGCCGTTCTTCGATGCGAGGGGGGACCAGTACATGTACAGCCGGATCCTCAACTGTGACTACGAGTTCGTGTCTCCGTGGTGGGACGAGGTCTCCCTCAACGCCAAGGATCTG gtcagTAAGCTGATCGTGTTGGACCCTCAGAAGCGTCTCAGCGTGCTCGAGGCGCTGCAGCACCCGTGGGTGCTCGGCAAGGCGGCTCGCTTCTCCCACATGGACACGACCCAGAGGAAGCTGCAGGAGTTCAACGCCCGCCGCAAACtgaag gcagCCATGAAGGCCGTAGTCGCCACCAGTCGGATGCACGAATGTTCTCGCCGTCGTACCGACAGCTGTGAGATTCCGGGTTCGGGGACGTCGAGGCAGAGCAGCATGCAGCAGGACCCCCCCCCTGAGTCTACAGACCCCCCCCCTGAGTCTACAGACCCCGCCCCCACCGACCCAGAGGCCCCGCCCTCAGAGGAACGATCACAGGAAGAGTTCAAACCCGCCAATCAAAGCCAAACACAACCTGGCT CCCCCTCCACCATCACAGCCCCCGCCCCCACCACAGGCCCCGCCCCCACCGCAGGCCCCGCCCCCACCAGGCCACCGCTGCGGGCAGACGGGCAGCGGCAGGCGTCCGTCATCCCCAAAACTGTGCTGGTCCAACCCCGCCTGCCTCAGAAGAGCTGCTCCGTTGAgcccgcccccccccccgctgaCCACGCCCCCCAGTCCTAA
- the fam174c gene encoding protein FAM174C, with product MTLSGLVAAGLVPICWVLVSVTGDGTGSSAAPRPAETNSSRLNSTGTGTGLLGTGTGLLGVDSSMIQRALYVLIGITIIGVLYFLFRAVRLKKPLQKKKYGLLSDYDDSVEMMETMESDEDDTLYEARSLRR from the exons ATGACTCTCTCCGGTCTCGTGGCGGCGGGTCTGGTACCGATCTGTTGGGTTCTGGTCTCGGTAACGGGAGACGGGACCGGAAGCAGCGCGGCGCCCCGACCCGCAGAGACCAACTCCAGCCGGCTGAACTCCACCGGTACCGGTACCGGGCTGCTCGGTACCGGTACCGGGCTGCTCGGTGTGGACTCCTCTATGATCCAGCGGGCCCTCTACGTGCTGATCGGGATCACTATAATCGGAGTCCTTTATTTCCTGTTCCGGGCTGTGCG gttgaAGAAGCcgctgcagaagaagaagtacGGTCTCCTCTCAGACTACGATGACTCGGTGGAGATGATGGAGACGATGGAGAGCGATGAAGACGACACGCTGTACGAAGCTCGCAGCCTCcgcag